The genomic interval ATACTCATTCCTGTTTCACTTGTGCGTTTACAACATCCATTGCTTCTGACTATGTCGATGAAATGGGACCGCGAAGACAACCCACCACTAGAGCTTGCTTTGCTCTCGCTCCGCTCGCTCCCACCTGTCTTCTTCCCACTATAGTGAAAGATCTTTCACTTCACCATAGCAGGAACCTCGCTAACCTTCTCGGCCAGTTAGTCTAACCACAGGGATCCCCTCCTGCTTACCCACCCACCGTAAACTCTTACTAACGGACTTGGAATACGAATGAGATCAAAAAGGCCATCATTGGGGCAAACGATGCAATAGCTTCGGTTAGAGCAAAGCCCAAAATGGCATAACCAAATAATTGTTTTGCCAATGATGGATTTCGCGCCACGGAATGAATCGAGGAACTAAGGACGTTTCCAATACCGATAGCAGCTCCCGCTGAAGCAATTGTAGCAGCTCCTGCACCCATTGATTTTGCACCTTCTAACATCTCGAGTTTAGAATTCTCCTCACGCTTTTTCCATCACGATTTTCTCTTCGAGAACACTCGCCTCGTCGATTCTTCCCCTCGTTCTTTTTATCTTGGACATTGAGATGTTCATGCAAAGCATAGGCGTCACAAGCGGTACACTGAACACCAACCCAATCGTGAGAAAGAAATTCTTGCAACTACGAAAACTACAACAACCTCCGTGAACAGACGCTTTGTCAGTTCATTTTTTATATAACTTCAATTCAATAATTAAGAAAAAAGGTTAAAAAGGCTGAAGAAGCACCATTGGTGATTAAATCTAAGTATATGCCTTGGAGGCATTCAATGGAAAAATAATATTCATCCATCAGGGAAAAAAGGGACAATGAAATAACTTCGTCCAAAAAATACAAATCCCACCCTTGAAATTCGGGAAATGGTTGGACTATAGCTATTATTTGTTCACATATATTATCAAAAAGATCGTCGAATGGATCCGTAGTCTGCTCAAAACTCGGTAGCACGGGGAAATCCGCTTGGGTGAAAAAGGCGGGTAAATCTAGTTCAATCGGTAAATCCATCTCAGGAGTAAGCTGCTCCGTTGTAGCCACTTCTGTACCTGTACCGGCTTGAGCAGCCGAAATATTGATACTGGGAGATTGGGGATCGGCTGAAACACTCGAAGATGCACATTTGGGGATTCGACGATAAAGATCGGACAACGATCTCACTTTCCTCCTCATATTCGGTTTGACTTATGTTCATTCGCTCTGCGAGCGGAGCAGTATACCGAAAAAAAGAAGCGACTACCTTACTTAAGCAATTCTTCTTATTCTTATTCTTTCTTAGTTGAAGTTCCCCTTCTCCGGATTTACCCGGTGAGCACAACTCTTGCTCGGGTAGGTGGTGCCGGTTTCCGGCAACTTGCTAAATTCCACCATGCAGCGGCCATCGCCTACCCTAATGCTCCTGCTCCGGACCTTACTGCTGGCTTTGAGCTTTCTTGCTTGCTATGCGCCAGCTAGCGGAATGCTTTACCGAATGCGCCAACCAACCTCTGGTGTCGGGCCTACGTGTGCCAACTCCAACTAGGAAACTACTACCGCTTGGGCCTAAGCTCCTGAACCGGCAGGAAGAAGAAGCGCACCCGAACCCCCCTTCTTACTACCCTTTCAGAAGGTGAGGCAGAAGGATTGAGATTCTCGTAAGTAATGTTCGAAAGCACTGTTCCTTGATCAAGTAATTAAGAGATCTCCTTATTAAACCCTTATTCAATATTTGATTTTGCATACAAACCAGAGGTGCGAAGCGAAGGTGCGGTCCAGCTGCAGGAAAGACCAATCGCAGAGACAAATTCAAAGAGATTCCCGCCTCCGGGCGGGGGTTCCCCGCGGGGCTATTACACGTATTCCCCCCGGGGGTAGCTACAAGCATAAACCGGTTTATAAAATTACGTAGAGTGATCGCAGAAACTATTCGCAAGCTTGCGCACACGTGGGAAAGTTGAAGCTTTCTGAGAATGGAGAACCCCGGACGGCCGTGGAGGCCTGAAAACAAGACAGTCCGAAAAAAGGGCCTTCTGTCTACACGCTTTCGAGAATAGAATAGACGAGACGGCTGTGATTGACAAAGTAGGGGGAGGTGAGTCTTGTCTCCTTTCACTTTGTCGTACTCGGAGGAGTGGTGACTAGAGAGTACATGCCAGACGAAACGACGGTGGCTCCATACGGGGGATTGTCGGGTTCTTATGGGTGCATTAACTAGAAATTGGTTGGAATTGGAAGTAACTGTAAGCGAGGGAGGGAAAGGAAAAGCAAAAAGTTTTATGCGTTCGTGCTCCACATCCGTGAAGCACTTCACTCGCTCAAGAAGACACATAAAATTACTAGCTTTTCGGTGTTGAAGGAAAGAGGCTTTAAACCTTCATCGACGCCAACACACTGGCAGGGGGAGCAGCATGGAAAGCGAGGCTCCACACCCTTCTCCGTGGGCTTTAGGAATCGAAACCGGACCAAGCTCGCACACAAGCCTGCTACCAAGCAGGAGCAAAAAAAGGAATATGTTGAATTGGGACAGGAAACCATCATAAGCCAGCCAACAAGCAAAACGAGTTCTCATTCACGGATAACTAAGCTTTGACAAGGGAGAGGGGGACCAAACCATTAGGAGGAAGAAGCAGATGGAAGACAGGG from Nicotiana sylvestris cultivar TW 137 mitochondrion, complete genome carries:
- the atp9 gene encoding ATP synthase F0 subunit 9 translates to MLEGAKSMGAGAATIASAGAAIGIGNVLSSSIHSVARNPSLAKQLFGYAILGFALTEAIASFAPMMAFLISFVFQVR